The nucleotide window CCCTTGTAATCGGGAGTCTTCTTCTGGGCGAAGGCCCTGGCCCCTTCCATGAAGTCATCGGTTGTCCTGACGTAGGCGACCTTCTCGGCCTCCAGGTACAGGCCATCCGGCAGAGTCATATCATACCCCCGGATAATGGCCTCTTTGGTTGCCCTGATACCGAGCGGACCCCGCTGGCAGATAGTCTCGGCTATCTCCATGGCAGTCGACATCAACTGGTCCCGCGGGACAACCCTGCTGACCAGACCCCAGCGCAGCGCCTCTTCGGTGTTTATACGGTTTCCCGTAAGCAGTATCTCGGCGGCAACCGCACGGGGAATGAAGCGAGGCAACCTCTGAGTGCCACCGCCGCCAGCCATGAAGCCAATGTTTACCTCCGGCTGGCCCAACTGGGCGTTATCAGCGGCTATCCTGATATCACATGTCAGAGCCAGTTCCAGGCCCCCGCCAAGGCAGTAGCCGTGTATCGCGGCGATGACAGGCTTCCATATCGTGTCCGCCCGCACTGGTGGTTCATCACCCCGCCGGGGTGCTTCCCCGGTACCGGGCTGGAAACCCTTGATATCCGCACCGGCGGAGAACGCCCTGTCCCCGGTACCGGTAAGGATGGCAACCCAGAGGTCGTCGTTGTCCCGGAAATCGACCATCGTTTCATGTAGTTCACGATGTATATCAGCATTCAGGGCATTCAAAGCCTCAGGACGGTTGAGGGTGATAATTGCGATGTGGCCTTTCTTCTCATAAATAACAGCAGCCATGATAACCTCCTCCTATGTTCCGGCTTAGCAGACTGAATAGTACCGACCTTTTTGTCACCTGGTTACAGGAGGTAACCCCCTGTGGTACAAACCAGCGCTTGAATTCTAGCAGAGAGGCTTTACAGTCGTCAAATATGCGAATTGACTCATAATGAAAGTCACCGATAAACTCGTGGGACTCGATTACGACCAGATTCCGTTGCTACCGAACAAACATTACGGAAAAAGTGTATAGTGTAATCAAGAATGAGCAGGACAAGCAGTTGCCTCCATGATAGATGAATAACAGCACTTGCTCCCTATTGGCTGTTTGCTATCCCGGGTATTCCTGGAGTTGCCCTTCTCTATCGAGCGCAGAAGTATAAGACAGGGGTATTATGGAACAGTCTGGTAATGGATACCGGGCTTATATTATGTAAAGAGTGCCGAGAATGAATCTTATCCCGGGGATTATCAGGCTATCGAGGCGGCACAGGTAATACTTGAACTTATTAAGCTGGTAAAGGAAATAAGAGAAGCATATTCTCGTGGCCTGGTAACACCAGGCAACTACTTCCTTTGAACCGGCTGGGTGGGGATTGGTCCAATAGGGTGAAAAGAGGGCAACTTGTTACCACGGTGCTAATCGGAGGTATGTGCACTGCCCTCTACGTCCCGGTACTTGTTTACCTCGTCCAGGTCTGGCTGGCTAGCGCCTATTACAGCCACGGTTTCCTCGTACTACCTGTTTCTGCTCTGCTGGTCTGGTCCCGACGTAAGGAACTGGCAGAAGCAAAGCCCGCAGGTGTGGGAGCTGTCGTTCTTACTATCGGGCTGGTGGCGTATGCCGTGGGATTCATCTACAGGATTCATTGGCTCTGGGCATCTTCTGTTATCCCGGTGACTGCCGGACTGCTCCTCTACTTCAGGGGAGCACGAGCTACCCGTTCCATGCTCTTCCCCATTTGCTTCTTGATATTCATGATACCCCTACCCGTTCTCGATTCTGTTACAGTGCCGCTGCAGTTGGCATCAACAAGCGGGTCGGCGTCAATGGTGCGAGCATTCGGTCTGCCGGTCAGCAATACCGGTACCGAAATCCAACTTGCCGGTTCAACCTTCATCATTGGAGCCACTTGCAGCGGGATGAGTACCCTCATCTCACTTCTGGCACTGACTGCGTTATTCGCCTATCTCTTGAAAGGGCACTACCTCAAAAGGACGGTGCTTTTTCTCCTGGCCTTCCCAATAGCCGTTGCGGCTAACGTGCTGAGAATTGCTCTCATTCTGTTCGTTGCCCATTTCTGGGGGAGCGAGGCCGCCCTCGGGTTCTTCCACGGTCTCTCCAGTCCAATTGTCTTTCTAATTGCCATCCTGTCGCTGTTCCTTATAAGTCGCGTCTCAGGATGCAGTCTCAGAGAAGCAGATAGCACTTGACGTCTTTAGTTAACATCGCAGGTAGCTGATGAATGCATTCATGAAGAAGTACTGGCAGTTGTTCCTGATTACAGGTCTGTTCCTGCTCACGGTGGCAGTCATGGGACTTTGCCACCGCTCCCAGGTGGAAACGGTGGGCAGCTACGTGGCCATCGACACTCAACTATCTGGAGAGAGCCAGTATGCCAGGTATGTCAGGACTAAGACGAACCTGTCCGGTCAGCAGGAGCTTAATGATTTCCCGAGAGCGATAGCGGATTGGTACGGGCAAGACTATGATACTACAGAAGTAAAGGAGCATCTTGAAGCCGATGTACTACTCATACGGTCATATAGCAGGCCGGAGTTCTCTCAGCCAGTCATTCTCCTGATAATGCAGAGTGCAGAACTATCGAGCTTTCACATGCCCAATATTTGCTACAAGGTCCTGGGATACCTGGTTGATAGTGTCCAGGATGACTACGTGGTTATCAAAGACCAGTCCTGGGTTGGGCAAACAGGGAAGCAGGAGCCTGGTGAAATGCCCGCCACTCTGTCGGCAAGGGTGCGTCAGGAGCTTGAATTCGAACCGTACCAGGGCCGGATACCAGCCAAGAGGTTCACTGCCTCAAAACAGAATGAAGATGGTGAGGTCATAGAGCGCATACTGGTCCTGTACTCGGTCATAAATGATATAACGATCACGACGGACCAAATCCATATGATTCGGGTATCAGCACTGATCCCCCTAGCGGGTGGGTATGACGATACGCTTGCGGCTGCCAAGGAGCTTATGGGTGAGGTTGTTCCCCTCATGTTCGAACCCGCAGAAGAACCGCAAATGTCCATCACCTCTCTGGCGGAGTCCGGTGCCGGCGGCTATCTGGTCATCGTGCTTGCTTTCACCATTCCGCTGGCCATGATAGTCTACGCTTTGTGCATCGCTATAATGACCCTGCGCCATGCAAACGTGACGGCATCGGTGGCCGGAGAAGACGACAGCCGGGAAGAAACAGACTGACGAAGACAACCTTTGCCCTGCCGACATTGTCCCTTTCCCCGAAGGACGATGCACGGCACGGTAAATATCTCTCGAAGGCGGACGTGTAGTTGATTGCCCCCACCGGAGTCAGGTCATCCGTCCTGATCACCGCACAAAGAAGTGTTGGAATACTGTGTAGAAAGCGTGAAGAGGCGGTGGGAATATGACAAGAATAACAGCACCGGTGAGGCTGGTCAGGAAGGGGTGCCGCTCAGCTTCTCCCGCCGGTTACGGGGCAGGACTCATGCCGGCCATGCGAATAACACCGTCTGGTCTGAGGGCATCCGGTCAGATGGTAAAGATGGGGAATGTGGACAGGGGTCGAGAGGAATTTGTCCGGGGTCACTAAACGGTAGACAGCTTGCTGTTGGCAGTGTTGAACTTGTATCCTCTGCCAGGTTCGTTCACGATCAACCGCGGAGGGACGTCGTTGAGTTTGCGGCGTAGCTGGTAGATATACCTCCTGATGACGGAGGAGTCAACAGCCCCCCGTTGCCCCCAGATCCACTGTTCCAGGGAGCTATGATTCACCCACGTCCCCGGACTACGCACCAGGTAGTAGAGGATCTGGTATTCGGTAGCGGTAAGGTGGACCGGTTTATCCTCAAGCGTTACTTCCTTTGACTGGAAGTCTATCGTCAGGTCTCCAATGACCAAAGGAGGCGTGCTTTCATCGAGGCCGTCCCGGAGACCGCTGCGCCGTAGTGTTGCCCTTGCTCTGGCCAGAAGCTCCAGAGCGCTGAAGGGCTTAACTATATAGTCATCAGCCCCTTCTTCCAGCCCCCTGATGATATCCATCTCGTCTCCTCTCTCGGTGAGGAAAACAACCGGGATTTCAGAAAGCATACGTATCTGGCGGAGGACCTCAAACCCATCTATGTCGGGGAGGTTGACCTCAAGAATAACGAGATCAGGTGATTCGGTCTCAACCAGCGCTACGCCTTTTACTCCCTTAGTCGTCGAGATTGTAGTACACGTTGGCCAGCGGAGTTTGAATACCGCGGATATTGGGTGGATGTTATCGGCGTTATCCTCAATAATTAGTATCTTCATTCCCCACTACTCGGACCGGCTCTACCAGGGATGTGCGCCCAGCTGGCGGTTCTACCTCCGTCCGTCACTCAGGTTTATCAGCATATCCGAAACATACCACTGCATCATTATAGATGACGAATGTTAAGATACGAGTAAATAAGATAAACATTGGATAAATTCTCATCAGGAATTGCTAGGGGCCATCCTGCCCACCCTCCCCGGCCGGTGGGCCGCCGGGTAGCCGTTACTCAGCGGCTGTGGTAACGGTAGTCTACCTTTGCTAGCCTGGTTATCCCCATCCCCCCTGCGTCTCATTGTAAATTCCTAGTTAGCGAAAGATTTTAACACATTCTGTCAAGTTAGACAACAATCTGCTTCGTCTATTCATTACTACTGCATTCACTATGCCATGTGTGGAACCGGTCTGTAAGACCCAAGAGGGTTGCCATCGAGGGACAACTGGTTCATAACCGTGATTCGAAAGACCAATAACAATCGACTCAGGTGTTCAATTCAGGGCCATCTTTCCTTTGGAGTCAGCCCTTACCATTGACAGGCAAAATGATGGCATGTAGCATAGACGTAGCAGAACATAATATTGCAGGCGGATGAACGGGACCGGTGATAAGTGAAACCAAACGAATAACCGGGAGGCGAACGGTCAGGTGGCTGAGCTACCTGCTCC belongs to Dehalococcoidales bacterium and includes:
- a CDS encoding response regulator transcription factor → MKILIIEDNADNIHPISAVFKLRWPTCTTISTTKGVKGVALVETESPDLVILEVNLPDIDGFEVLRQIRMLSEIPVVFLTERGDEMDIIRGLEEGADDYIVKPFSALELLARARATLRRSGLRDGLDESTPPLVIGDLTIDFQSKEVTLEDKPVHLTATEYQILYYLVRSPGTWVNHSSLEQWIWGQRGAVDSSVIRRYIYQLRRKLNDVPPRLIVNEPGRGYKFNTANSKLSTV
- a CDS encoding enoyl-CoA hydratase-related protein, which translates into the protein MAAVIYEKKGHIAIITLNRPEALNALNADIHRELHETMVDFRDNDDLWVAILTGTGDRAFSAGADIKGFQPGTGEAPRRGDEPPVRADTIWKPVIAAIHGYCLGGGLELALTCDIRIAADNAQLGQPEVNIGFMAGGGGTQRLPRFIPRAVAAEILLTGNRINTEEALRWGLVSRVVPRDQLMSTAMEIAETICQRGPLGIRATKEAIIRGYDMTLPDGLYLEAEKVAYVRTTDDFMEGARAFAQKKTPDYKGK
- the xrt gene encoding exosortase, with the protein product MKRGQLVTTVLIGGMCTALYVPVLVYLVQVWLASAYYSHGFLVLPVSALLVWSRRKELAEAKPAGVGAVVLTIGLVAYAVGFIYRIHWLWASSVIPVTAGLLLYFRGARATRSMLFPICFLIFMIPLPVLDSVTVPLQLASTSGSASMVRAFGLPVSNTGTEIQLAGSTFIIGATCSGMSTLISLLALTALFAYLLKGHYLKRTVLFLLAFPIAVAANVLRIALILFVAHFWGSEAALGFFHGLSSPIVFLIAILSLFLISRVSGCSLREADST